In the genome of Ensifer sp. WSM1721, the window GCCTGCATCGGCGGCGGCGTCATCGGCGGGGCCTGGGCGGCGCGCTTCGCGCTCGCCGGCATAGACGTCAACATCTTCGATCCGCATCCGGAAGCCGAGCGGATCATCGGCGAGGTCATGGCCAATGCGGAACGCGCCTATGGCATGCTGACCATGGCGCCGCTGCCGCAGCGCGGCAAATTCACCTTTTGCAAGAGCATCGAAGAAGCCGTCCACAACGTTGACTGGATTCAGGAAAGCGTGCCCGAACGGCTGCCGCTGAAGCGCGGTGTGATCACCGAGATCGACGCCGCTGCCCGCCCCGACGCGCTCATCGGCTCGTCGACCTCGGGCCTCCTGCCCTCCGACTTGCAGGCTGAGATGAAGCATCCCGAACGCATGTTCGTGGCGCATCCCTACAATCCGGTCTACCTGCTGCCGCTGGTCGAGCTCGTCGGCGGCAAGAAGACCGCGCCGGAGACGATCAAGCGCGCCGAGGAAGCAGTTGCCGAGATCGGCATGAAGGGCGTCGTCATCGCCAAGGAGATCGAGGCTTTCGTTGGCGATCGCCTGCTCGAGGCGCTCTGGCGCGAGGCGCTCTGGCTGATTAAGGACGAAATCTGCGATACCGAGACGCTCGACAATGTCATGCGCTATTCGTTCGGCATGCGCTGGGCGCAGATGGGCCTCTTCGAGACCTATCGCATCGCCGGTGGCGAAGCCGGCATGCGCCACTTCCTTGCCCAGTTCGGCCCCTGCCTCAAATGGCCCTGGACGAAGTTCACCGACGTTGTCGACCTCGACGATGCGCTCGTCGAGAAGATCGGCGCGCAATCGGACGCCCAGGCCGCCGGCCGCTCCATCCGCGAACTCGAACGCATCCGCGACGAGAACCTCGTCGGCATCATGCATGCGCTGAAGGCCAGCAATGGCGGTGAAGGCTGGGGCGCCGGCAAGCTGCTCGCCGATTTCGAGAAACGCCTCTGGGCGAAGGGCGGCAACCAGTCGAAGAGCTACAACGCTTCTGGGCCGCTGCGTCTCGTCGAGACAAAGGTCAATGCCGCCTGGGTCGACTATAACGGTCACATGACCGAGCACCGCTACCTGCAACTCTTCGGCGACACGTCAGACGCGTTGCTCAGACTGATCGGCGTCGACTTCGCCTATGTCGAGGCTGGCCACAGCTGCTACACCGTCGAGACGCATATCCGCCATCTCGGCGAGGCCAAGCTCGGCCAGGCGCTCTACACGACGCTGCAAGTTCTCGCCTCTGACGAGAAGCGCATCCACTTCTTCACGCGAATCCACGATGCTGCCTCCGGCGACGTCATCGCTACTGCCGAGCAGATGATGCTGCACGTCGATGCCGATGCCGGCAAGTCCGTGCCCGCGCCGGCGGAGGTGCTGGCGAAGCTGAGGCCGATCGCGGAAGGACACGCGAAGCTCACAGTGCCGGAGGGTGCGGGGCGGCATGTGGGGCAGAAACGGTGAAGGTGATCGCAGCGGGGCGACACCCCTCATCCCGCTGCCGCGACCCTCTGCGGATCGTTGAGGAGCGACCCGCAAGGCGAATGCAGGCCGACAAGAATGACGAGGGAGAACAATGAATTTCGCACTGACCGAAGAACAGCAGATGATCGTCGACACGGTCCGCAGCTTTGTCGAGACCGAGATCTATCCGCACGAGAACGTGGTGGAGCGCACCGGCATCGTGCCGCGCGAGCTGGGCCTCGAGATCGCCCGCAAATGCAAGGAACTCGGCTTCTTCGCCTGCAACTTTCCGGAGGAGGTTGGCGGCGCGGGGCTCGATCACCTGACCTTCACGCTGGTCGAGCGCGAACTCGGCCGCGGCTCCATGGGCCTGACCGTCTTCTTCGGCCGCCCCTCCGGCATCCTGATGGCCTGCAATGAGGAGCAGCGCGAGCGCTACCTTTTACCGGCGGTCCGCGGCGACAAGTTCGATGCACTCGCCATGACCGAACCGGACGCCGGCTCCGACGTCCGCGGCATGAAATGCTTCGCGAGGCAGGACGGCGACGACTGGATCGTCAACGGCACGAAGCACTTCATCAGCCACGCCGATATCGCCGATTTCGTTATCGTCTTCATCGCCACCGGCGAGGAGCAGACGCCGCGCGGACCGAAGAAGAAGATCACCTGCTTCCTCGTCGACCGCGGCACGCCCGGCTTCGAAATCCGCGAGGGCTATAATTCCGTCTCGCATCGCGGCTACAACAATTGCATTCTCACCTTCGACGATTGTCGGCTGCCCTCCTCGCAGATCCTTGGCGACCTTCACAGAGGCTTCGATCTTGCAAATGACTGGCTCTACGCAACACGGCTGACGGTCGCCGCTACCTCCGTCGGCCGCGCCCGCCGCGCCTTCGATTATGCCCTCTCCTATGCGGCCGAGCGCAAGCAGTTCGGCAAGCCGATCGGCGCCAATCAGGGCGTCTCCTTCAAGCTTGCCGACATGATCACCGAGATCGACGCCGCCGACCTGCTGACGCTGTCGGCCGCCTGGCGACTCGACCAGGGCCTGCCGTCGAACCGCGAGATCGCTTCCGCCAAGGTCTTTGCCACGGAAATGCTTGCCCGCGTTACCGACGAGGCGATCCAGATCTATGGCGGCATGGGGCTGATGGACGACTTGCCGCTCGCCCGTTTCTGGCGCGACGCCCGCGTCGAGCGCATCTGGGACGGCACCTCCGAGATCCAGCGGCACATCATCAGCCGCGATCTGCTTCGGCCGCTGGGGGCTTGAACGATGGGCGAGCTTCCGCAAATTACCCCCCTCTGCCCTGCCGGGCATCTCCCCCACAAGGGGGGAGATCGGCAAGACGCAGCCGCCCAGTTTCCTTCTCAGAGAACCGTCTCGACCGCCCGCCGTACATCGAGAATATTCCAGCGCTCCTCGGCGGTCGCTGACGGGCAAGGACAGCGCCCCGACCAATCTCCCCCCTTGTGGGGGAGATGCCCGGCAGGGCAGAGGGGGGTGCGCTGCGGAGGGCGTCTCCCCGGCGCACTCAACGGGGGCGTGGCATGACCCCCACTCCCCGCTCCCTCGACCGTCTGATCCGCCCCCGCTCGCTCGCCGTCTTCGGCGGCAAGGAGGCGCGGCGCATCATCGAGCAATGCGACAAGATGGGTTTTGTCGGCCAAATCTGGCCGGTCCACCCCCGCGAAGAGGAAATCCTCGGCCGCCGCTGCTATCGCTCGGTCGCAGACCTGCCTGAAGCTCCGGATGCCTCCTTCGTCGGCGTCAACCGTGCGCTGACGATCGAAATCATCCGCGATCTCGCCACCCGCGGCGCCGGCGGTGCCGTCTGTTACGCTTCGGGCTTCCGCGAGGCGGCAAGCGAGCTTGCCGACGGCAGCGACCTG includes:
- a CDS encoding carnitine 3-dehydrogenase; the encoded protein is MSTITKAACIGGGVIGGAWAARFALAGIDVNIFDPHPEAERIIGEVMANAERAYGMLTMAPLPQRGKFTFCKSIEEAVHNVDWIQESVPERLPLKRGVITEIDAAARPDALIGSSTSGLLPSDLQAEMKHPERMFVAHPYNPVYLLPLVELVGGKKTAPETIKRAEEAVAEIGMKGVVIAKEIEAFVGDRLLEALWREALWLIKDEICDTETLDNVMRYSFGMRWAQMGLFETYRIAGGEAGMRHFLAQFGPCLKWPWTKFTDVVDLDDALVEKIGAQSDAQAAGRSIRELERIRDENLVGIMHALKASNGGEGWGAGKLLADFEKRLWAKGGNQSKSYNASGPLRLVETKVNAAWVDYNGHMTEHRYLQLFGDTSDALLRLIGVDFAYVEAGHSCYTVETHIRHLGEAKLGQALYTTLQVLASDEKRIHFFTRIHDAASGDVIATAEQMMLHVDADAGKSVPAPAEVLAKLRPIAEGHAKLTVPEGAGRHVGQKR
- a CDS encoding acyl-CoA dehydrogenase family protein, yielding MNFALTEEQQMIVDTVRSFVETEIYPHENVVERTGIVPRELGLEIARKCKELGFFACNFPEEVGGAGLDHLTFTLVERELGRGSMGLTVFFGRPSGILMACNEEQRERYLLPAVRGDKFDALAMTEPDAGSDVRGMKCFARQDGDDWIVNGTKHFISHADIADFVIVFIATGEEQTPRGPKKKITCFLVDRGTPGFEIREGYNSVSHRGYNNCILTFDDCRLPSSQILGDLHRGFDLANDWLYATRLTVAATSVGRARRAFDYALSYAAERKQFGKPIGANQGVSFKLADMITEIDAADLLTLSAAWRLDQGLPSNREIASAKVFATEMLARVTDEAIQIYGGMGLMDDLPLARFWRDARVERIWDGTSEIQRHIISRDLLRPLGA